In one Curtobacterium citreum genomic region, the following are encoded:
- the hpt gene encoding hypoxanthine phosphoribosyltransferase, which translates to MELSDVQADLSEVLFTPEQIDAKLADLAAAVDRDYAGKDPLLVGVLKGAVMVMADFSRHLKMQARMDWMAVSSYGSGTKSSGVVRILKDLDTDLHGRDVIIVEDIIDSGLTLSWLKQNLESRGAASVEIVALLRKPEAAKVEVDVKYAGFEIPDAFVVGYGLDFDERYRNLRGIGVLAPHVYS; encoded by the coding sequence GTGGAACTCTCCGACGTCCAGGCAGACCTGTCCGAAGTGCTCTTCACCCCCGAGCAGATCGACGCGAAGCTCGCCGACCTCGCCGCGGCGGTCGACCGTGACTACGCGGGCAAGGACCCGCTGCTCGTCGGCGTGCTGAAGGGCGCCGTCATGGTGATGGCCGACTTCTCCCGGCACCTCAAGATGCAGGCGCGCATGGACTGGATGGCGGTGTCGTCGTACGGCTCCGGCACGAAGTCGTCCGGTGTGGTGCGGATCCTCAAGGACCTCGACACCGACCTGCACGGCCGCGACGTCATCATCGTCGAGGACATCATCGACTCCGGCCTGACGCTCTCGTGGCTCAAGCAGAACCTGGAGTCCCGCGGGGCCGCGAGCGTCGAGATCGTCGCACTGCTGCGCAAGCCCGAGGCCGCCAAGGTCGAGGTCGACGTGAAGTACGCCGGCTTCGAGATCCCGGACGCCTTCGTGGTCGGGTACGGCCTGGACTTCGACGAGCGCTACCGCAACCTGCGCGGCATCGGCGTGCTCGCGCCGCACGTCTACTCCTGA
- the folB gene encoding dihydroneopterin aldolase, which produces MRDTIRLTGVRARGHHGVFDHERQDGQDFVVDVAVEVDASTASGSDDLADTVHYGVLAEQVVAEIERDPVDLIETVAERIAAAVLTHRAALATEVTVHKPQAPITVPFSDVSITIRRTRGGAVPSEEEE; this is translated from the coding sequence ATGAGGGACACCATCCGACTGACCGGGGTCCGCGCCCGGGGCCACCACGGCGTCTTCGACCACGAGCGCCAGGACGGCCAGGACTTCGTCGTCGACGTCGCGGTCGAGGTCGACGCGAGCACGGCCTCCGGCAGCGACGACCTCGCCGACACCGTGCACTACGGCGTGCTCGCCGAGCAGGTCGTCGCCGAGATCGAACGCGACCCGGTGGACCTGATCGAGACGGTCGCCGAGCGCATCGCCGCCGCGGTCCTGACGCACCGCGCGGCCCTGGCGACCGAGGTCACCGTGCACAAGCCGCAGGCGCCGATCACGGTGCCGTTCAGCGACGTGTCGATCACGATCCGGCGGACCCGCGGCGGTGCCGTCCCGTCCGAGGAAGAAGAGTGA
- the folP gene encoding dihydropteroate synthase, which translates to MTDLPTRRARRLAEASSARDVELAARAAAAEPPTVAIDLRAPAPVPEIVTASTRADRTAAGRTVADGTRVMGILNVTPDSFSDGGLHQAYDAAVAHARQLVADGADLVDVGGESTRPGAERVPVDVEQQRVLPVVRQLVSEGIAVSVDTMNAATAERAVEAGAVIVNDVSGGLADDDMVRVVRDTGVGFVVMHWRGHSDRMYRNAEYAHAVDEVRREVELRVAELIVLGVRQEQVVIDPGLGFAKQGVQNWEILAGYERFASIGLPVLVAASRKRFLDGVGSAAGAPPRDRDLATAAISLLAAERGAWGVRVHDPAPTRAVLDVWDAWRAART; encoded by the coding sequence ATGACCGACCTGCCGACGAGGCGCGCGCGCCGACTCGCCGAGGCGAGCTCGGCGCGCGACGTCGAGCTCGCCGCCCGCGCGGCCGCCGCCGAGCCCCCGACGGTCGCGATCGACCTCCGGGCGCCGGCTCCGGTGCCCGAGATCGTCACCGCGTCGACGCGCGCCGACCGGACCGCGGCCGGACGGACGGTCGCCGACGGCACGCGCGTGATGGGCATCCTCAACGTCACGCCCGACTCGTTCAGCGACGGCGGGCTGCACCAGGCGTACGACGCCGCCGTGGCCCACGCCCGGCAGCTCGTCGCGGACGGTGCCGACCTGGTCGACGTCGGCGGGGAGTCGACCCGACCGGGCGCCGAGCGGGTCCCCGTGGACGTCGAGCAGCAGCGCGTGCTGCCCGTCGTCCGCCAGCTCGTGTCCGAGGGCATCGCGGTGAGCGTCGACACGATGAACGCCGCGACCGCCGAGCGCGCGGTCGAGGCCGGCGCCGTGATCGTCAACGACGTCTCGGGCGGGCTCGCCGACGACGACATGGTGCGGGTCGTGCGGGACACCGGCGTCGGCTTCGTCGTGATGCACTGGCGCGGCCACAGCGACCGCATGTACCGGAACGCCGAGTACGCGCACGCCGTCGACGAGGTCCGCCGCGAGGTCGAGCTGCGCGTCGCCGAGCTCATCGTGCTCGGGGTCCGGCAGGAGCAGGTCGTGATCGACCCCGGCCTCGGCTTCGCCAAGCAGGGCGTCCAGAACTGGGAGATCCTGGCCGGCTACGAACGCTTCGCCTCGATCGGGTTGCCGGTGCTCGTCGCCGCCTCCCGCAAGCGGTTCCTGGACGGGGTCGGCAGCGCTGCCGGTGCCCCGCCGCGGGACCGCGACCTCGCCACCGCCGCGATCAGCCTCCTCGCCGCCGAACGCGGCGCGTGGGGGGTCCGCGTGCACGACCCGGCACCGACGCGTGCCGTGCTCGACGTCTGGGATGCCTGGAGGGCAGCACGTACATGA
- a CDS encoding C40 family peptidase — protein sequence MKSATRTGCTAMVAALGIGLSIVVVGPAHAAPSTPSWDDVRAAKADAADAQQTVDELSSRLQSLQDTADAAQVVEMQAGQAYAVAASEQQQAKDTLDDLTAQSKRAAQRAKESAGQVAGLMVELSRTGGGNISTSMLVDSSDSKDLLYRVGTMSQLSERSATALAQAQADQNTVDALAAQQSSATTALAKATAASERALDAANSAASSAQTRVQQEQSKQAEVLAQLAFLKGTSVDVETAYWNAQQAQRSETQLAAETTGGRSSGSNTSNSPSSNTPSGGTSPSANQPSANQPSSNQPSANQPSSNQPSSNQPSSNQPSTSQPSNPAPAPAPKPAPAPKPAPAPAPAPTPVQSSPSKAAGAIAYARAQIGDAYVFGGAGPNVWDCSGLVMMAYGSQGVATGGHNVVWQYNHFQSIGRLVPLSQRQPGDILFYSSNGSVSGAYHDSIYTGGGMMVEAANPQRGVLERAIWTPSQLLPYVARPTGSL from the coding sequence ATGAAGTCCGCCACCCGCACCGGCTGCACCGCGATGGTCGCAGCACTCGGCATCGGCCTGTCGATCGTCGTGGTCGGTCCCGCGCACGCGGCGCCGTCCACGCCGAGCTGGGACGACGTCCGTGCGGCGAAGGCGGACGCGGCCGACGCGCAGCAGACCGTCGACGAGCTGTCGAGTCGGCTGCAGTCGCTGCAGGACACGGCGGACGCGGCACAGGTGGTCGAGATGCAAGCCGGGCAGGCGTACGCCGTGGCAGCGTCCGAGCAGCAGCAGGCGAAGGACACCCTCGACGACCTGACGGCGCAGTCGAAGCGCGCGGCGCAGCGGGCGAAGGAGTCCGCGGGCCAGGTCGCCGGGCTGATGGTCGAGCTGTCGCGCACGGGTGGCGGCAACATCTCGACCTCGATGCTCGTCGACTCGTCGGACTCGAAGGACCTGCTGTACCGCGTCGGCACCATGTCGCAGCTGTCCGAGCGGTCGGCGACGGCGCTCGCGCAGGCCCAGGCCGACCAGAACACGGTCGACGCCCTCGCCGCGCAGCAGTCCTCGGCCACGACCGCGCTCGCGAAGGCGACGGCGGCGTCCGAGCGGGCCCTCGACGCGGCGAACTCCGCGGCGAGCTCCGCCCAGACCCGCGTGCAGCAGGAGCAGTCGAAGCAGGCCGAGGTGCTCGCACAGCTCGCGTTCCTGAAGGGCACGAGCGTCGACGTCGAGACGGCGTACTGGAACGCGCAGCAGGCGCAGCGCTCCGAGACGCAGCTCGCGGCGGAGACCACCGGTGGCCGGTCGAGCGGCTCGAACACGTCGAACAGCCCGTCGTCGAACACCCCGTCCGGCGGCACGAGCCCCAGCGCGAACCAGCCGAGCGCGAACCAGCCGAGCAGCAACCAGCCCAGCGCGAACCAGCCCAGCAGCAACCAGCCCAGCAGCAACCAGCCCAGCTCGAACCAGCCGAGCACGAGCCAGCCGAGCAACCCCGCTCCGGCACCGGCCCCCAAGCCCGCTCCCGCGCCGAAGCCCGCCCCGGCTCCCGCTCCCGCGCCGACCCCGGTGCAGAGCAGCCCGTCCAAGGCCGCCGGCGCCATCGCCTACGCTCGCGCGCAGATCGGCGACGCCTACGTCTTCGGCGGCGCGGGCCCGAACGTCTGGGACTGCTCCGGCCTGGTGATGATGGCCTACGGCTCCCAGGGCGTCGCGACCGGCGGCCACAACGTCGTCTGGCAGTACAACCACTTCCAGTCGATCGGTCGGCTCGTCCCGCTGTCGCAGCGGCAGCCCGGCGACATCCTGTTCTACTCGAGCAACGGCTCGGTGAGCGGCGCCTACCACGACTCGATCTACACCGGCGGCGGGATGATGGTCGAGGCCGCGAACCCGCAGCGCGGCGTGCTCGAGCGGGCGATCTGGACCCCGAGCCAGCTCCTGCCGTACGTCGCCCGTCCGACCGGCTCGCTCTGA
- a CDS encoding M23 family metallopeptidase: MTTAPLFSRPPRRRVLAAAVAVALAAGALGALAPASSASATSYPSWDDVQAAKASQAAQQAKVTEIKGLLADLTTKASAAQKEAEAAGTAYQTAQTKFDEATLTHQTLQSQADEAERTAKQSEAQAGQLAAQLGRASGDDVTTDIFTHPSSSSDLLYELGAMSKLTEQADGIYAQATQDRGVAQGLADKAQSAKQALGALAEEAQAKAKQAQQASDDAQTAVDAQNDNKTRLEAQLTLLTTNEQNVEADYQKGVAAEKARLAAIAAEQARQAAAAQAAANQGGSSGNGSGGSGGGAPTSSGWVRPAGGYQTSPFGWRVDPYTHAHALHAGVDLAPGCYSPIYAAHDGTVTFAANGGGYGNEVVLDNGGGISTAYGHIVDGGILVSVGQHVSAGQQIAKIGSTGWSTGCHLHFETRVNGSAVDPVPFMAARGISV, from the coding sequence ATGACGACTGCACCCCTGTTCTCCCGCCCGCCCCGCCGCCGCGTCCTCGCCGCCGCGGTCGCCGTCGCGCTCGCAGCCGGCGCGCTCGGCGCCCTGGCGCCCGCGAGCTCGGCGTCCGCGACGAGCTACCCCAGCTGGGACGACGTCCAGGCCGCGAAGGCATCGCAGGCCGCCCAGCAGGCGAAGGTCACCGAGATCAAGGGACTCCTCGCCGACCTCACCACCAAAGCGTCCGCCGCCCAGAAGGAAGCCGAGGCCGCCGGCACCGCCTACCAGACGGCGCAGACGAAGTTCGACGAGGCGACCCTCACCCACCAGACGCTGCAGTCCCAGGCGGACGAGGCCGAGCGCACCGCGAAGCAGTCCGAGGCGCAGGCCGGCCAGCTCGCCGCCCAGCTCGGTCGGGCGAGCGGCGACGACGTGACGACGGACATCTTCACGCACCCGTCCTCGTCGAGCGACCTGCTCTACGAGCTCGGCGCGATGTCGAAGCTCACCGAGCAGGCCGACGGCATCTACGCACAGGCGACCCAGGACCGCGGCGTCGCCCAGGGCCTGGCGGACAAGGCGCAGTCGGCGAAGCAGGCCCTCGGCGCCCTGGCCGAGGAAGCACAGGCGAAGGCGAAGCAGGCGCAGCAGGCCTCGGACGACGCACAGACCGCGGTCGACGCCCAGAACGACAACAAGACGCGGCTCGAGGCGCAGCTGACGCTCCTGACGACGAACGAGCAGAACGTCGAGGCGGACTACCAGAAGGGCGTCGCGGCCGAGAAGGCCCGGCTCGCGGCGATCGCAGCCGAGCAGGCCCGGCAGGCGGCAGCCGCGCAGGCCGCGGCGAACCAGGGCGGCAGCTCGGGCAACGGGTCCGGCGGCTCCGGCGGCGGTGCGCCGACCTCGTCCGGCTGGGTCCGGCCCGCCGGCGGCTACCAGACCAGCCCGTTCGGCTGGCGCGTCGACCCCTACACGCACGCCCACGCCCTGCACGCCGGGGTCGACCTGGCGCCCGGCTGCTACTCGCCGATCTACGCCGCACACGACGGCACGGTGACGTTCGCGGCCAACGGCGGCGGCTACGGCAACGAGGTCGTGCTCGACAACGGCGGCGGGATCTCCACCGCGTACGGGCACATCGTCGACGGCGGCATCCTGGTGTCCGTCGGGCAGCACGTCTCCGCCGGCCAGCAGATCGCGAAGATCGGCTCCACCGGTTGGTCGACCGGGTGCCACCTGCACTTCGAGACCCGGGTGAACGGCTCCGCCGTCGACCCGGTCCCCTTCATGGCCGCGCGGGGGATCTCGGTATGA
- the ftsH gene encoding ATP-dependent zinc metalloprotease FtsH, with the protein MDFKRILRGPYIYVLIAIVGIWIGWAVISQSGTQQIDTQKGLEQLSDGKVSSVVVNSTEQRVDLTLKDGNAKEQFYYSTPRGEEVIQAVNDANLPKGYNDTVQQGNWFLSLLGIILPFLIIGALFWFLLSSAQGGGSKVMQFGKSRAKMNNKENPQVSFADVAGSDEAIEELHEIKEFLQEPAKFQAVGAKIPKGVLLYGPPGTGKTLLARAVAGEAGVPFYSISGSDFVEMFVGVGASRVRDLFDQAKQNAPAIVFIDEIDAVGRHRGAGIGGGNDEREQTLNQLLVEMDGFDGKTNVILIAATNRPDVLDPALLRPGRFDRQIGVDAPSLAGRKQILEVHAKGKPLAASVDLELLARKTPGFTGADLANVLNEAALLTARSNAQLIDNRALDEAVDRVMAGPQRRTRIMSDQEKLITAYHEGGHALAAAAMRHTDPVTKITILPRGRALGYTMVLPLEDKYSVTRNELLDQLTYAMGGRVAEEIVFHDPTTGASNDIEKATSTARKMVTEYGMSRAVGSVKLGSGSSEPFVGRDMGGNGGRDYSENIAETVDAETRALLEAAHDEAYQVLNANRDILDRLAGELLDKETLDAPELVEIFKDVRKLPERPQWLSSDKRPVSNLPAIEFPGKAASTAAEQGDTESPSKPRRRPFGNPGIAPA; encoded by the coding sequence ATGGACTTCAAGCGCATCCTCCGCGGGCCGTACATCTACGTGCTGATCGCGATCGTGGGGATCTGGATCGGCTGGGCCGTGATCAGCCAGTCCGGCACCCAGCAGATCGACACCCAGAAGGGTCTCGAGCAGCTCTCGGACGGCAAGGTCTCCTCCGTGGTGGTGAACTCCACCGAGCAGCGCGTGGACCTCACCCTCAAGGACGGCAACGCGAAGGAGCAGTTCTACTACTCCACGCCGCGTGGCGAAGAGGTCATCCAGGCCGTCAACGACGCCAACCTCCCCAAGGGCTACAACGACACCGTGCAGCAGGGGAACTGGTTCCTGTCGCTCCTCGGCATCATCCTGCCCTTCCTCATCATCGGTGCCCTCTTCTGGTTCCTGCTCTCGAGCGCCCAGGGCGGCGGCTCGAAGGTCATGCAGTTCGGCAAGTCCCGCGCGAAGATGAACAACAAGGAGAACCCGCAGGTCTCCTTCGCGGACGTCGCCGGCTCGGACGAGGCGATCGAGGAGCTCCACGAGATCAAGGAGTTCCTGCAGGAGCCGGCCAAGTTCCAGGCCGTCGGCGCGAAGATCCCGAAGGGCGTGCTGCTGTACGGCCCTCCCGGGACCGGCAAGACCCTGCTCGCCCGCGCCGTCGCGGGTGAGGCCGGTGTGCCGTTCTACTCGATCTCCGGTTCGGACTTCGTCGAGATGTTCGTCGGCGTCGGTGCCAGCCGCGTCCGCGACCTGTTCGACCAGGCGAAGCAGAACGCCCCGGCGATCGTCTTCATCGACGAGATCGACGCCGTCGGTCGCCACCGCGGCGCCGGCATCGGTGGCGGCAACGACGAGCGCGAGCAGACGCTCAACCAGCTGCTCGTCGAGATGGACGGCTTCGACGGCAAGACGAACGTCATCCTCATCGCCGCGACGAACCGTCCCGACGTGCTGGACCCCGCGCTCCTGCGCCCCGGCCGCTTCGACCGCCAGATCGGTGTCGACGCGCCCTCGCTCGCTGGGCGCAAGCAGATCCTCGAGGTGCACGCGAAGGGCAAGCCGCTCGCCGCGAGCGTCGACCTGGAGCTCCTCGCCCGCAAGACGCCCGGGTTCACCGGCGCCGACCTGGCGAACGTCCTCAACGAGGCCGCGCTCCTGACCGCCCGCTCGAACGCGCAGCTCATCGACAACCGCGCCCTGGACGAGGCCGTCGACCGCGTGATGGCCGGCCCGCAGCGCCGCACCCGGATCATGTCCGACCAGGAGAAGCTCATCACCGCCTACCACGAGGGCGGCCACGCCCTGGCGGCTGCGGCGATGCGGCACACCGACCCGGTCACGAAGATCACGATCCTGCCGCGCGGCCGCGCCCTCGGCTACACGATGGTGCTCCCGCTCGAGGACAAGTACTCCGTGACGCGCAACGAGCTGCTCGACCAGCTGACGTACGCCATGGGTGGCCGCGTGGCCGAGGAGATCGTCTTCCACGACCCGACGACCGGCGCCTCGAACGACATCGAGAAGGCCACGTCGACCGCGCGCAAGATGGTCACCGAGTACGGCATGAGCCGTGCGGTCGGGTCGGTCAAGCTCGGCTCCGGGTCGAGCGAGCCGTTCGTCGGTCGCGACATGGGCGGCAACGGCGGTCGCGACTACTCGGAGAACATCGCCGAGACCGTCGACGCCGAGACCCGCGCGCTGCTCGAGGCCGCGCACGACGAGGCCTACCAGGTGCTCAACGCGAACCGCGACATCCTCGACCGCCTGGCCGGCGAGCTCCTCGACAAGGAGACGCTGGACGCGCCGGAGCTCGTCGAGATCTTCAAGGACGTCCGCAAGCTGCCCGAGCGCCCGCAGTGGCTCTCGAGCGACAAGCGGCCGGTCTCGAACCTGCCGGCGATCGAGTTCCCGGGCAAGGCCGCCTCGACCGCGGCGGAGCAGGGCGACACCGAGTCGCCGTCGAAGCCCCGCCGTCGGCCGTTCGGCAACCCCGGTATCGCCCCCGCCTAG
- a CDS encoding SDR family oxidoreductase has translation MSGPSVLFIGGSGIISAACVREAVEQGFDVTVLNRGETDKRPIPEAVTRLQADVSDRTALEGAIGDRRWDVVVDFVAFTPDQVQRDVEVFTGRTRQYVFISSASAYQTPATHLPITESTPLKNPFWQYSRDKIACEDLLVEAYREDDFPMTIIRPSHTYDETLVPFSGGWTVLGRMRAGKPVVVCGDGSSLWTITHARDFAVGFVGLLDRAEAIGEAFHITGDEAPTWDRIAHEFAAAAGVEDLEIVHVPSDAIDALDADWGASLLGDKANTSVFDNTKVQTLVPEFAQTTSIRQGAREIVAWFDADPSRQVTDERLDGLMDQLVERWRVR, from the coding sequence ATGTCGGGACCGAGCGTGCTGTTCATCGGCGGCAGCGGCATCATCAGCGCCGCGTGCGTCCGCGAAGCCGTCGAGCAGGGGTTCGACGTGACCGTGCTCAACCGGGGCGAGACGGACAAGCGGCCGATCCCGGAGGCCGTGACGCGCCTCCAGGCCGACGTGTCGGACCGCACCGCGCTGGAAGGCGCGATCGGCGACCGACGGTGGGACGTCGTCGTCGACTTCGTGGCGTTCACGCCGGACCAGGTGCAGCGCGACGTCGAGGTCTTCACCGGGCGGACGCGGCAGTACGTCTTCATCTCGTCGGCCTCGGCGTACCAGACGCCCGCCACGCACCTGCCGATCACCGAGTCGACGCCGCTGAAGAACCCGTTCTGGCAGTACTCGCGGGACAAGATCGCGTGCGAGGACCTGCTCGTCGAGGCGTACCGCGAGGACGACTTCCCGATGACGATCATCCGCCCGTCGCACACCTACGACGAGACCCTCGTGCCGTTCTCGGGCGGGTGGACGGTCCTCGGGCGGATGCGTGCGGGCAAGCCGGTCGTGGTGTGCGGCGACGGCAGCTCGCTGTGGACGATCACGCACGCACGGGACTTCGCCGTCGGGTTCGTCGGGCTGCTCGACCGCGCCGAGGCGATCGGCGAGGCGTTCCACATCACGGGCGACGAGGCCCCGACCTGGGACCGGATCGCGCACGAGTTCGCGGCCGCTGCCGGGGTCGAGGACCTGGAGATCGTGCACGTGCCGTCCGATGCGATCGACGCGCTCGACGCGGACTGGGGTGCGAGCCTGCTCGGCGACAAGGCGAACACCTCGGTGTTCGACAACACGAAGGTGCAGACGCTGGTGCCGGAGTTCGCGCAGACGACGTCGATCCGGCAGGGTGCGCGCGAGATCGTCGCGTGGTTCGACGCGGACCCGTCGCGACAGGTGACGGACGAGCGGCTCGACGGCCTGATGGATCAGCTGGTGGAGCGCTGGCGGGTGCGCTGA
- the tilS gene encoding tRNA lysidine(34) synthetase TilS — translation MNAPRPRLDPAVAETRRAVRGLLAQARQDGIVRDGDLVTVALSGGADSLALAAATAFEAPKQALRAGAVVVDHALQAGSEAVATRASRQASSLGLEPVTVRRVAVGSDGGPEAAAREARHAAVALVATATGSPLVLFGHTLDDQAETVLLGLLRGSGPDALSGMAPLVRRAEGPAYGRPLLAVRRHTTRQACVAAGLAPWDDPQNDDPAFTRVRVRNTLLPALERELGAGVPEALARTADQLREDAAALDHFAEELAEDLAEHAEAGISLSVSGLLANPPALRQRLVRLAVEGEFGVTLSRTQTLEVCRLVTDWRGQGPIDLPGVQAAREGDRLAFSAAP, via the coding sequence GTGAACGCTCCGCGCCCCCGGCTCGACCCCGCCGTCGCCGAGACCCGTCGCGCCGTCCGCGGGCTGCTCGCGCAGGCCCGACAGGACGGGATCGTGCGCGACGGTGACCTCGTGACCGTCGCGCTGAGCGGCGGTGCGGACTCCCTCGCCCTCGCGGCCGCGACCGCGTTCGAGGCGCCGAAGCAGGCCCTGCGGGCCGGCGCCGTGGTGGTCGACCACGCGCTCCAGGCGGGCAGCGAGGCGGTGGCGACCCGTGCCTCCCGGCAGGCGTCGTCGCTGGGACTCGAGCCGGTGACCGTCCGTCGGGTCGCGGTCGGGTCCGACGGTGGTCCGGAAGCGGCCGCACGGGAGGCGCGCCACGCGGCCGTCGCGCTCGTCGCGACCGCCACCGGGTCGCCCCTGGTGCTGTTCGGGCACACGCTCGACGACCAGGCCGAGACCGTGCTGCTCGGCCTGCTGCGCGGCAGCGGGCCGGACGCCCTGTCCGGCATGGCCCCGCTGGTGCGGCGGGCGGAGGGACCGGCCTACGGCCGGCCGCTCCTCGCGGTGCGTCGGCACACCACCCGCCAGGCCTGCGTCGCCGCCGGACTGGCCCCGTGGGACGACCCGCAGAACGACGACCCCGCGTTCACCCGGGTGCGGGTGCGGAACACGCTCCTGCCGGCCCTCGAGCGGGAGCTCGGCGCGGGGGTGCCCGAGGCGCTCGCCCGAACGGCCGACCAGCTCCGCGAGGACGCGGCAGCGCTCGACCACTTCGCCGAGGAGCTCGCGGAGGACCTCGCCGAGCACGCCGAGGCGGGCATCTCGCTGTCGGTGTCGGGGCTCCTCGCGAACCCGCCCGCGCTCCGGCAGCGACTCGTCCGGCTGGCGGTCGAGGGGGAGTTCGGCGTCACGCTGTCGCGCACCCAGACGCTCGAGGTCTGCCGGCTCGTCACCGACTGGCGTGGACAGGGACCGATCGACCTGCCCGGGGTGCAGGCCGCTCGGGAGGGCGACCGGCTGGCGTTCAGCGCCGCGCCGTGA
- a CDS encoding inorganic diphosphatase, whose translation MAAYDVVVEIPKGSRNKYEVDHETGRVYLDRVLFTSFVYPTDYGFFEKTLADDGDPVDALLLLEYPTFPGVGVKVRPVGVFKMSDEAGNDAKVLVVPAKDPRWAHVQDIADVPEQTKAEIAHFFERYKDLEPNKWVKAEGWGDAAEAEAIVQAGQAAYVPAGH comes from the coding sequence ATGGCCGCGTACGACGTCGTCGTCGAGATCCCCAAGGGCAGCCGCAACAAGTACGAGGTCGACCACGAGACCGGTCGCGTGTACCTCGACCGCGTGCTCTTCACGTCGTTCGTCTACCCGACCGACTACGGCTTCTTCGAGAAGACCCTGGCCGACGACGGCGACCCGGTGGACGCGCTCCTCCTGCTCGAGTACCCGACCTTCCCGGGTGTCGGCGTCAAGGTCCGCCCCGTCGGCGTCTTCAAGATGAGCGACGAGGCCGGCAACGACGCGAAGGTGCTGGTCGTCCCGGCGAAGGACCCGCGCTGGGCCCACGTCCAGGACATCGCGGACGTCCCGGAGCAGACCAAGGCCGAGATCGCGCACTTCTTCGAGCGCTACAAGGACCTCGAGCCGAACAAGTGGGTCAAGGCCGAGGGCTGGGGCGACGCCGCCGAGGCCGAGGCGATCGTGCAGGCCGGCCAGGCCGCGTACGTGCCCGCCGGTCACTGA
- a CDS encoding aldo/keto reductase family protein, with amino-acid sequence MEYRYLGDSGLKVSEITYGNWLTHASQVENDAAIACVRAALDVGISTFDTADVYANTGAETVLGEALKGERRQSLEIATKVFGPTGPKGHNDTGLSRKHILESIDGSLERLQTDYVDLYQAHRYDHETPLEETMQAFADVVRQGKVLYVGVSEWTAEQLRAGHALAKDLGFQLISNQPQYSALWRVIEGEVVPTSEELGISQIVWSPIAQGVLTGKYQPGQPLPEGSRATDDKGGAKMIERFMNDEVLTAVQELKPIADELSLSMAQLAVAWVLQNQNVASAIIGASRPEQVHDNAGAAGVTIPAELMSRIDDALGSVVERDPAKTNDSSPKTREA; translated from the coding sequence ATGGAGTACCGCTACCTCGGCGACTCGGGCCTCAAGGTGTCCGAGATCACGTACGGCAACTGGCTCACCCACGCCTCTCAGGTCGAGAACGACGCGGCGATCGCCTGCGTCCGGGCCGCCCTGGACGTCGGCATCTCGACCTTCGACACCGCGGACGTCTACGCGAACACCGGCGCCGAGACCGTCCTCGGCGAGGCCCTGAAGGGGGAGCGCCGGCAGTCCCTGGAGATCGCCACGAAGGTCTTCGGGCCGACGGGTCCGAAGGGCCACAACGACACCGGCCTGAGCCGGAAGCACATCCTCGAGTCGATCGACGGCTCCCTCGAGCGGCTGCAGACCGACTACGTCGACCTGTACCAGGCGCACCGGTACGACCACGAGACCCCGCTCGAGGAGACCATGCAGGCCTTCGCGGACGTCGTCCGGCAGGGCAAGGTCCTGTACGTCGGCGTCTCGGAGTGGACCGCCGAGCAGCTGCGCGCCGGGCACGCCCTCGCGAAGGACCTCGGCTTCCAGCTCATCTCGAACCAGCCGCAGTACTCGGCGCTCTGGCGGGTGATCGAGGGCGAGGTCGTCCCGACGTCCGAGGAGCTCGGCATCTCGCAGATCGTCTGGTCCCCGATCGCCCAGGGCGTCCTGACGGGCAAGTACCAGCCCGGGCAGCCGCTGCCGGAGGGCTCGCGCGCCACGGACGACAAGGGCGGCGCGAAGATGATCGAGCGCTTCATGAACGACGAGGTCCTGACCGCGGTGCAGGAGCTCAAGCCGATCGCGGACGAGCTCAGCCTGTCGATGGCGCAGCTCGCGGTCGCCTGGGTGCTGCAGAACCAGAACGTCGCGTCGGCCATCATCGGCGCCTCGCGGCCGGAGCAGGTGCACGACAACGCGGGCGCTGCCGGGGTCACGATCCCCGCGGAGCTGATGTCCCGGATCGACGACGCCCTCGGTTCGGTCGTCGAACGCGACCCGGCGAAGACGAACGACAGCAGCCCGAAGACCCGCGAGGCCTAG